The Methanofervidicoccus sp. A16 genome has a segment encoding these proteins:
- a CDS encoding tRNA 2-thiocytidine biosynthesis TtcA family protein: MKEIDIKELKKYCNPSYLTIRKDKIIVNSRRLAKLSKAKKEKIEKKFKIPVIYSKSYELISQKMGRYVSKYRIITPRDTLVVGLSGGKDSLALLHLLEPYRRRFGVKIYAVTVDINVGGIRPWHPENSNVKKIIEHCEALNIPHRIISFHEDVVKMSQLLSDNSTGIVYSPCFSCSIVRRYVLTNFIKELIEEEDIERDKIKICLGHTLEDNSDTILANIFKGDIIRVLEPIRDFEETTFDFKEFRLKLQRCTIIRPLLSVSEKDILKALDECSIQYYKDKEICPYSRDRGDSIRRRCHEILENLEKDVKNIREMVVSSVLKSIEYYRGR, from the coding sequence TTGAAAGAGATAGACATTAAGGAATTAAAGAAGTACTGTAATCCGTCCTATCTTACCATTAGAAAGGATAAGATCATTGTAAACAGTAGAAGATTGGCAAAACTGTCTAAGGCAAAAAAAGAGAAAATAGAAAAAAAATTTAAGATACCTGTAATATACTCCAAAAGTTACGAGTTAATATCCCAAAAGATGGGGAGGTATGTATCGAAGTACCGTATAATAACACCAAGGGACACATTGGTAGTAGGTTTAAGTGGAGGAAAGGATAGTTTGGCACTACTTCACCTTTTGGAACCATACAGACGTAGATTTGGGGTAAAGATATATGCAGTTACTGTAGATATAAATGTTGGAGGTATTAGGCCCTGGCATCCTGAAAACAGTAATGTGAAAAAGATAATAGAACACTGTGAGGCCCTGAATATTCCTCATCGAATAATATCCTTCCATGAAGATGTAGTTAAAATGTCTCAACTACTCTCAGATAACTCTACAGGTATTGTATACTCCCCCTGTTTCTCCTGCTCCATCGTTAGAAGATACGTCTTAACCAATTTTATTAAGGAGTTGATAGAGGAGGAAGATATTGAAAGGGATAAGATAAAGATATGTTTAGGGCACACTTTAGAGGATAACTCGGATACTATATTGGCAAATATCTTTAAGGGAGATATTATAAGAGTTCTAGAACCTATCAGAGATTTTGAGGAAACTACCTTTGACTTTAAAGAGTTCAGACTTAAACTACAGAGATGTACTATAATAAGACCTCTACTAAGTGTTTCAGAGAAAGACATCTTAAAGGCACTAGATGAGTGTAGTATTCAGTACTATAAAGATAAGGAAATATGTCCCTACAGTAGAGATAGAGGAGATAGTATAAGAAGGAGATGCCATGAGATCTTAGAGAACCTTGAGAAAGATGTTAAGAACATAAGGGAAATGGTAGTTTCATCTGTGTTGAAGTCTATAGAGTATTATAGAGGTAGGTAA
- a CDS encoding TatD family hydrolase translates to MDNIKYIDAHCHLEDKKFNKDREEIINACKERNIEVVTSGVGIGGCKRALEIKRKYPDIHLTLGFHPHSVRADDKVVEEVYNIIKNNEKQIVAVGEIGLDIRDENLPRQKELFQRFISLSEELGKPIVVHGRGLERECYNIINNRVVSMFHCYSGDEKLAKELIENGHYISISTLICISPHHRDLVKNLDLENILVETDSPYLSPVRGEKNTPLNVIKVVEGIYNIKKEEGYTYEEIVKLIYKNSKRFFNI, encoded by the coding sequence ATGGATAATATAAAATACATCGACGCCCACTGCCATTTAGAGGATAAAAAATTCAATAAAGATAGAGAGGAAATTATAAACGCCTGCAAAGAAAGAAATATAGAGGTAGTTACAAGTGGTGTAGGTATTGGAGGTTGTAAGAGAGCCTTAGAGATCAAAAGGAAGTATCCCGATATCCACCTTACCTTAGGATTTCACCCTCACAGTGTAAGAGCAGATGATAAAGTTGTAGAAGAAGTATACAATATAATAAAAAATAATGAGAAGCAGATAGTCGCAGTGGGAGAAATAGGTTTGGATATAAGGGATGAAAACCTTCCCCGACAAAAAGAATTATTCCAGAGGTTTATATCCCTATCTGAGGAGTTAGGTAAACCTATAGTAGTTCATGGGAGAGGGCTGGAAAGAGAGTGTTATAATATTATAAACAACAGGGTAGTATCCATGTTCCACTGCTACAGCGGGGATGAGAAACTTGCAAAAGAGTTGATAGAGAATGGACACTATATATCTATATCGACACTTATCTGTATCTCTCCACACCATAGAGACCTTGTTAAAAATTTAGACCTTGAAAATATTTTAGTTGAGACAGATAGCCCCTATCTCTCCCCTGTAAGAGGAGAGAAAAATACGCCCCTCAACGTTATAAAGGTAGTGGAAGGGATATACAATATAAAAAAGGAAGAAGGTTATACATATGAAGAAATTGTTAAGTTGATCTACAAAAATTCAAAGAGATTTTTTAATATATAA